The following proteins come from a genomic window of Streptomyces sp. NBC_00539:
- a CDS encoding chaplin, which yields MKNFKKATAVTMIAGGLIAAGAGVSSAHGGASAEGAAQNSPGVASGNLVQAPVNVPVNVVGNSVNVIGLLNPAFGNSGINA from the coding sequence GTGAAGAACTTCAAGAAGGCCACCGCCGTCACCATGATCGCGGGCGGCCTCATCGCCGCCGGCGCGGGTGTCTCCTCGGCGCACGGTGGTGCGTCGGCGGAGGGCGCGGCCCAGAACTCGCCGGGCGTGGCCTCGGGGAACCTGGTCCAGGCCCCCGTGAACGTCCCCGTCAACGTGGTGGGCAACTCGGTCAACGTGATCGGCCTCCTGAACCCCGCCTTCGGCAACTCGGGCATCAACGCCTGA